The proteins below come from a single Piscinibacter gummiphilus genomic window:
- a CDS encoding SGNH/GDSL hydrolase family protein, whose translation MSSLKSKLQSAGLAAVAIAVSVVLAEGASRLVVDAADFLNVDPVPDAYLGHKLAPGAGGHDELGFRNRSVPAQANIVAIGDSMTYGSGAPRDGAWPQQLAALSGDSVYNMGLGGYGPLQYLHLAGHQAKQFKPKQLLVSFYFGNDFIDAAMLPQNLPNWANWRPSGAASAPAVAPAVAPSEAAPKPTKRGGALRDWLSRHSVLYGLLRTTVLAPFAVAEQKKLADKMTPDERMSWSDPAAPDIKTVFTAQQRASAQDQTQPTVREGMEVTKRAFAAIKDEADKQGIPLRVVLIPTRERIYCAYLKSTKASLPPAHLKLCDLEEANKTELLQAFQAKGIAYVDPTAAMEEQVRQHVQIYPPTSDGHPTSLGHKVIAEAVLASLKKP comes from the coding sequence ATGAGTTCCTTGAAGAGCAAGCTGCAGTCTGCCGGGCTCGCGGCCGTGGCGATCGCGGTGTCCGTGGTGCTGGCTGAAGGCGCCTCGCGCCTGGTGGTCGACGCGGCCGACTTCCTCAACGTCGACCCGGTGCCCGATGCGTACCTCGGTCACAAGCTCGCACCCGGTGCCGGCGGGCACGACGAGCTGGGCTTTCGCAACCGTTCGGTCCCGGCGCAGGCGAACATCGTCGCGATCGGCGACTCGATGACCTACGGCTCCGGTGCGCCGCGCGACGGCGCCTGGCCGCAGCAACTTGCCGCCTTGAGTGGCGACAGCGTCTACAACATGGGCCTGGGCGGCTACGGCCCGCTGCAGTACCTGCACCTGGCCGGCCACCAGGCCAAGCAGTTCAAACCCAAGCAGCTGCTGGTGAGCTTCTATTTCGGCAACGACTTCATCGACGCCGCCATGCTGCCGCAGAACCTGCCGAACTGGGCCAACTGGCGGCCGAGCGGTGCAGCCTCCGCACCCGCCGTGGCACCCGCGGTGGCACCAAGCGAAGCCGCGCCCAAGCCGACCAAGCGGGGCGGTGCCTTGCGCGACTGGCTCTCGCGCCACAGCGTGCTCTACGGCCTGCTGCGCACCACGGTGCTTGCACCCTTCGCGGTGGCCGAGCAGAAGAAGCTCGCCGACAAGATGACGCCCGACGAGCGCATGAGCTGGTCCGACCCGGCCGCGCCCGACATCAAGACGGTTTTCACCGCACAGCAGCGCGCATCGGCGCAAGACCAGACGCAGCCCACCGTGCGCGAGGGCATGGAGGTCACCAAGCGCGCCTTCGCCGCGATCAAGGACGAGGCCGACAAGCAGGGCATCCCGCTGCGCGTGGTGCTGATCCCCACGCGCGAGCGCATCTACTGTGCTTATCTCAAGTCCACCAAGGCCAGCCTGCCGCCGGCGCACCTGAAGCTGTGCGACTTGGAAGAGGCCAACAAGACGGAGCTGCTGCAGGCCTTCCAGGCCAAGGGCATTGCCTATGTGGACCCGACCGCGGCGATGGAGGAGCAGGTGCGCCAGCACGTGCAGATCTACCCGCCCACGTCCGACGGCCACCCCACCTCGCTCGGCCACAAGGTGATCGCCGAGGCGGTGCTGGCCTCGCTGAAGAAGCCTTAA